A stretch of the Macaca mulatta isolate MMU2019108-1 chromosome 16, T2T-MMU8v2.0, whole genome shotgun sequence genome encodes the following:
- the UNC119 gene encoding protein unc-119 homolog A isoform X3: MDSGTVLFEIKKPPASERLPINRRDLDPNAGRFVRYQFTPAFLRLRQVGATVEFTVGDKPVNNFRMIERHYFRNQLLKSFDFHFGFCIPSSKNTCEHIYDFPPLSEELISEMIRHPYETQSDSFYFVDDRLVMHNKADYSYSGTP, encoded by the exons ATGGACTCAGGCACTGTCCTCTTTGAAATCAAGAAGCCCCCAGCCTCAG AGCGGTTGCCCATCAACCGGCGGGACCTGGACCCCAATGCTGGGCGCTTTGTCCGCTACCAGTTCACACCTGCCTTCCTCCGCCTGAGGCAGGTGGGAGCCAC GGTGGAGTTCACAGTGGGAGACAAGCCTGTCAACAACTTCCGCATGATCGAGAGGCACTACTTCCGCAACCAGCTACTCAAAAGCTTCGACTTCCACTTTGGCTTCTGCATCCCCAGCAGCAAGAACACCTGCGAGCACATCTACGACTTCCCCCCTCTCTCCGAGGAGCTGA TCAGCGAGATGATCCGTCACCCGTATGAGACCCAGTCTGACAGCTTCTACTTCGTGGATGACCGGCTGGTGATGCACAATAAAGCAGACTATTCCTACAGCGGGACGCCCTGA